In Diaphorobacter ruginosibacter, the genomic stretch TCGCCATGTTCAGCTATCTCGGCGTCGAGGCCATCGCCGTGGCGGCCGGCGAAGCACAGCATCCTGAACAGGCAGTGCAGCGCGCCATGAAGACCACCGTGCTGCGCCTGGTGCTGTTCTACCTGCTCACGTTGGCACTGATGCTGGCCATCGTCCCGTGGACGGAAGCCGCCAGGCAGACCAGCCCGTTCGTGCGGGTGATGGAGGTCATCGGCCTACCCGGCGCCGCGGGTGTGCTGAATTTCGTGGTGCTGGTTGCTGCGCTGTCGGCCATGAACAGCCAGCTCTACACCACTTCGCGCATGATGTTCAGCCTGTCGCGTGCCGCGCAGGCACCGCGCATTTTCGGCACCACCAATGCGAGCGGCGTTCCGGCTGCGGCCATCCTGGTCTCCAGCCTGGGAGCGGCCATTGCCATGTTCGTCAATGCGTTCTGGCCCAAGGAGTCCTTCGTGTGGATGATGTCCATCGCCATGTTCGGCGCCATGTTTGCATGGTTCATGGTGTTCGTCACCCATTTCGCATTCCGCCTGCGGCGCCGGCGTGAAGGAGCGCCCGACGTTGCGTTCCGCATGTGGGGCTTCCCATGGCTGACCTTGCTTGGTGCCCTGCTCATGGCCGGAGTCCTGCTGACCACCGCGCTCACGCCGGAATTCCGCCTCACGCTGGCATTCGGCATTCCATGGCTGCTGGTGCTGGCGCTCGTGTACTGGCTCAAGCGCAAGCCATAAGGAGCAATCCCCATCCTTATCGCACGAGCCAAGCGCGCACC encodes the following:
- a CDS encoding amino acid permease, which encodes MANFQDIQQRETGLKQHLTSAQMVMIAIGGAVGTGLFMGSAFAIGFAGPAVLVSYAIGAFISLLLIGCLGEMTVAHPTSGSFGAYAEYYLSPLAGFVVRYAYWAALVLAVGMEVTAVGIYMAYWFPTLPQWIWVALFSMILVGVNLRSVKVYGAVEYSFSAIKVAAIVGFVLIGSYVVFGARIPGIGFDNYQLGGGFWAKGVWGMWLGVIVAMFSYLGVEAIAVAAGEAQHPEQAVQRAMKTTVLRLVLFYLLTLALMLAIVPWTEAARQTSPFVRVMEVIGLPGAAGVLNFVVLVAALSAMNSQLYTTSRMMFSLSRAAQAPRIFGTTNASGVPAAAILVSSLGAAIAMFVNAFWPKESFVWMMSIAMFGAMFAWFMVFVTHFAFRLRRRREGAPDVAFRMWGFPWLTLLGALLMAGVLLTTALTPEFRLTLAFGIPWLLVLALVYWLKRKP